CTCGTCATAGGCGGTCAGGTCATAGCCTTGCCGCAGACCCCCTACGTCGCGTCGTCCACGTTCGGTTGCAAACATGGCGCCGCCACACATTTCACGCAGGATCAGGACATCTGTCTGGTGTGCCAGATTTTCGCGAAACGGGGTTCTGCCCAACAAAGGTGCCCAGGCACGTACCGGGCGCAAACCCAGATAGGTTTGCAAATGATGACGCAAATACATCAGCCCGTCCTGGCATTCGGCACCTCCGGGGACGCGGATGTTATCCCATTGGGGTCCGCCTACAGCGCCGATCAGAACAGCATCTGATATGCGTGCCTGCTGTAGAACGTCGTCGGTACAATATGTCTGATGCGCTTCCCACGCCGCGTCGTGAAGCAGCCCGTGTGTGACCTCAACCTCGATCCCGGCAAGGGCTGCAAGCTGCTGAACGGTCTGCAACCCGTAGGTCAGGATTTCCGGGCCAATGCCATCTCCACCAAGCGCCAGAATACGTTTCTGCAAGACCTGTTCCCCTCGCGTTGTCCCCAGCATCATTTCGCGGTTGAAAATTTGAGGAAAGACGGAAACGATGAATGGAATACATTCACCTTAGGAATGATTGTGACGCGGCCGATCCCTCTTCACCAGATCAATGCATTCGATGCATCAGCGCGACATCTGAGTTTTTCGCGGGCCGCGCGGGAACTGAACGTCCAGCAGCCAGCGATCAGCCGTCAGATCGCCGCCCTTGAAGCAGAGCTGGGTACGCAGCTATTCCTTCGAAGTAAGCCGAAACTGACTTTAACCGAAGACGGAACCCTTCTGGCCAAAGCCGTAGGCGCAGGTTTCGAGGCGATCCGAGACGGGTTTGAAGCGTTGCAAAGCCGTCACGCGGTTGACACCTTGAAGGTCAGTGCAAGTATCGGCTTCACTAGCCACTATCTGCTGCCAAGGCTGGCCGAGTTTCAGGCCACCTTTCCGGATGTCAAACTTCAGGTCATGACGCGAGATCAGAACGACGATTTCGATCCAAACGCCTGCGATGTCGTTATTCTGTTCGGGGAAGGGGGGCTTGC
The genomic region above belongs to Ruegeria sp. HKCCD4315 and contains:
- a CDS encoding LysR family transcriptional regulator, with protein sequence MTRPIPLHQINAFDASARHLSFSRAARELNVQQPAISRQIAALEAELGTQLFLRSKPKLTLTEDGTLLAKAVGAGFEAIRDGFEALQSRHAVDTLKVSASIGFTSHYLLPRLAEFQATFPDVKLQVMTRDQNDDFDPNACDVVILFGEGGLAQTVSGLIFKEGMIAVCHPDLLDNRAPFDLQSLSEQKLLHLNSADHRGDWNRFFAGTGLVISQPPPHDTYVSYMVYLRAILNGLGVGIGWSPLMREYLTNGSLLRACDHERETSRGYFCSVTPSGSGKAGAAQFLDWIVQSDRNTS